GAGTTCTGCGGGGAAGTCGAGCCAGTGGCTATGGTTGTAGGTGGTTGTGACTCCATGGACGAGCTGGTCCAAGGCGCCGTGGGTGGTGACGGCGGCCAGGTCGCCTTCGGCAAAATCATCACCGTAGGTGCGGTGGATGGCGTCGAGCCAAGGCCACAGTTCCCCGTCCGGGGCGATCCCGCGAAAGGCGCTTTGCCAGAGGTGGCTGTGTCCGGAGACGAAGCCCGGCATGACAATTTGCCCGCTTAGGTCAATCGACTCGCTGGCCTTCTCGCTGGCGGCTTCCGGTGCCGCGCCGCTGCCCAAAGCTTCAATATAACCGTTGTCATCAACCAGGATCCAGCCGGGAACTGCCGTGTCATCCCCGTCGGCCAGGCTGACGATGGTGGCCCCTTGGTAGAGTGTGGCTGCCTGGCCGAGCGTGGCGATGCTGAGAAAGGAGAGTAGTGTGAAACGATGCATGGAAGCCCACTTAGCAGGTCGCGTGCAGTCTCTACCGTTTCTGGAAAATTTCCTTCAACTTTGGCTGCGTTGGGCGAACCCCTTCCTCCTACGCCAAGGCTCCGGCGGACATGCCGGGACATCCGTCTTCTCTTTGATACGCCGTGACAGGCCTCCCTTGCCAGCAGGGGAGGAGCTTGGATAGCCGCAAACCACTCTACAGAGTTGTTGAAAGAGTTCCTCCTCTTGGCAAGGGGAGGTGGCCCGGCTTGTCCGGGACGGAGGGGTTTTTATCTGCGAAGCGTTTTGTAGAAGCTTGCTTTGGCAGTCGGCAAGCTATGATCATGGCCTGCATGATCGTTGACCATATTCAGCACTGGCAGTCGTATTCACTCGGTGAGGCTTGGGAAAAGGCCTTCGCCTTTCTTGAAGGCCTCGGGCCGGATGCGGAGGAGCGCGAGTATCCAATTGACGGAGACACGCTGTTTGCCCGCGTCATGTCCTACGAGACGAAGGAAGACAGCGCGCCGAACGCCGTGCTCGAAGCGCACCGGGAATTTGCGGATATCCAGATGTCCTTGGTCAATGCCGAGCGGATCGCGGTCTATCCGACCCACGAGCTCACCACCAAGACCCCGTATTCAGAGGAGAAGGACGCCGAGTTTTTTCAGTATGAAGCACCGGCCGCCTTGCAACTGAGCATGCGTCCGGGCACTTTTGCGCTGCTGCTGCCCCAGGATGCCCATATGCCCGGTTTGCACCCGGAGGATGCCACGGTGACCGTGAAAAAGGTCGTCGTGAAAGTCGCTCTGGACCGGCTGGAGCTATAGACGCGGAACTCGTGAGCGTTTGGTGATTCTTAGATCCCGCCAAAGTTTCAAACTTCGGCTACGGCTTTAAGTGTCGGGGATCGCTTCGACTTCCGGCAGGAGCATTGCCAGCAATCCTCCCATCAGGCTGAAGGCGGCACAGCCGGCGATGGCCCACCTCGGATCGATCTGGGTGAGGTAACCGATGCAGGCACCGACCAACAGCAGGTTGATGCCAATGACCGTGTTGCTTACGGCCACCAAGGTGGCGCGGTCGTCCGCATGGGCCAGATCGATGAGATAGGTCTTCCGGGCGATCCGTGTGCCTTGGTGGATGATAGCGAAGAGAAAGAAGGCAATGCCGAGCAAGACGGTTTGGAGGGGACCGGCCGGGCTGAGCGTGCGCACCAGAATGGCGGCCAGCGCGATGCCTGCCCCGCCGAGGCCGACGGAGACGAGGACACGCCGGCTGGAACGGTCAGCCAGTTTGCCCCAGATGAAGCCGCTGCAGAGGGCGGCCAAGCCGCTTGCCGCCATCAGTGCACCCAGCACGAAGCCGCGACCTTCGCTGCTCTTGAAGACATCGAGCACGATCAATGGCAGCACCAGCGCATTGCCGATGAGGCCGGTGCGGGCCGCGACAAAATTGCGGAAGTCGCGGTTCGATCGGAGCTGGTCAAAGCCGGCAAAGGCTTGTTGCCAGATGGCCTGGTCCGTATCGACCTCCGGGCTGGGAAACTCGCGTAAGCGCCGGAAGAGGACGGCGCCGACGAACCAGAAGCTGCCGGCGAGCTGGAGAATGCGGGCAATATCCGCCGGATCGGTCTTGGCCTGTTCCAGGGTCATGAAGTACAGGGCGACTACCAGTGTGCTGCCGCCGGCGACAGCGCTGGCGGTACCCCCGGCGATGCCGCGTTGACGCTTCGGCAGGGTTTTGCCCATCAGGTCCTTGCCGCTGATCGAGTTAAAGACCCGCGCGCCGCTGAACAAGCCGAGTAGGGCCAGGCAGGCCCAGCCCGCCATGTCCGGGGACGAAGTTTGGGTGGCGACCCAGACGATGCCGAAGACGCAGAGTCCCTGGCAAATACTGCCGCCGACCCAATACCACTTGCGGATGGCGCTCCGTTGCACTTGGGCACCGACCAGAACTTGAGGCAGCAGGGCAAAGGCTTCACGGACGGGAACCAGCAAGCTGACGGCGGCGGCCGGCGCGTGGATGCTGGCGAGGAGCCAGGTCAGTACCAGTCGCGGGCTCAGCAGTTGGTCGCCGGTCTTGGTTGCCACCGAAGCCAGCACCTGGATGAAGAAATTGGGTGCGACGACTTTTGCCGCGTCTTCACTGATCCCGTTCGATGCGGAACTTTGATTTCCGCCGGTTACTTTCCGGTAAGCGACTTCAACCCAAGGGGGCATTCATTTAGTCCGCTGAGGGCTTTGAGCAATGTTCGATAAAGAATCCCGCAGTGCCTTTCGTGATGACGTCGATGCCCGGTTCAATCGGCTGGCCGTTGCCGCTGCCGAATCCGTGATTGGCGTTCTTGACCGTGATCAACTCGCAGGGCACGCCGAGTTTTTCCGCCTTTTCGTCAAACCGGATCGAGTGTTGGATGTTGACCGTCGGGTCCGAATCCCCGTGGAAAATACGGACGGGAGGGTCCTTCTTGGTCAAATGGGCGAGCGGGCTGATTTCGATGAAGGCGACCGGATCGTCCTCGACCGTGCGGCCGATACGCTGACTGAGGTCGCGGAGCTTGTGGTTGTACTCGACCGAAATATCCTCGTAGAGCAGCATGTCGGTCGGCGGATACCAAGCCGCGACCGCCTTGAAATGGATACCGCCCTCCGGATCCGGCAGGTCTCCGGGGAAGGTGCCGGAGGGGGCGGTCGCACAGAGCAGGCTGAGGTGGCCGCCGGCGGAGCCGCCCCAGACGAATATGTTGTCCGTATCCACTCCGAGTTCTTCGGCGTGGGTGAAGATGTAGCGGATCGCGTCCATGCAATCGACTACGCAGGTGCGCATGTAGGGGCCGCTCCCTTTTTTGACCAAGCGGTACTCGACCGAGATCCCGATAAAGCCGGCTTCAGCCAGGGGGTCGAACACCGCCTTCATCTTGCCGCCGACACCTTTGCCGCCGCCGGTCCAGCCGCCCCCGTGGAGGTAGATGTGGGTGGGCCGCGGGCCTTCACCGCTCGCCGGGTAGTAGACGTCGAGCACGTTGCGCTCGCTCGTATCCTTGTAGGGAATGTCCTTACTGATCTTGCCGTAAGCTGAAGCCGGCGTCTCTTGTGCCGCGGCCAAGTTGGCCAGTGCCGCAAGAATCAATATGTGGATGAAGGAAAGGGGGATCCATGTGCGCATGAACCGATCTCGAAACAAAGCGACGAGTCCTACAAGTTTTTTCGAGCCTCACTCCCGTTCGGTTTGCTCATTCAGTCGGAAGCATCTGAAGTATCGTCAGGTACGGCATGGGGTATTCCGTAGATGTCGAATTCGTAAGTGCGCCCTAAAAAGCTTTGTCTCGATTCGGACAAGTAGCCCAGTATGCCGAAGACGAGCAGGGAGAGTACGATCACGAAGGCCAATGCCATGGCAATCGGGCGTTTCCTCGGGTGGCGTTCGGGGTTCCTGTCGAGAAAGGGCCAAAGCAACAGGGCAAGCGGAGCCAAGCCCAGCATGAGTATCCCCACCCACTCCGGGAAGTATTTGATCGCCTGGTACATCGGGAGAAAATACCATTCGGGTTTGATGGCATGGGGTGTTTCGAGCGGATTCGCTTTCTCGCCCAGATCGAAGGGAACCAGTACCGCCAAAGAGATCAGTATCCCCAGCAGGAAAAACAAGACCACCGCTTCCTTTGTGACATGATGGGGAAAGAAGGGGATGCCCTTTGATTTCGAAAGCAGTCGTTCTTTTGCATGTGGCTGCATGGTTGCGATACCCTGCAACCGGACCAGAGACAGGTGAAAGGCGATCAAGAAGAAGAGCAGCCAGGGGAGTACGATGACGTGGACGACAAAGAAACGTGAGAGTGTTTCGCCGCCGACATCGGTGCCTCCCCTGAGGAAGGTCTTGATCCAGTCGCCGACGAATGGAATCGAACCGGCGACTTCGGTTCCCACGGTCGTCGCCCAAAAGGCCACTTGGTTCCATGGCAGGAGATAACCGGTAAATCCGAATGCGAGGGTGAAGACGAGTAGTCCGACGCCGGAGACCCAGGTGAGCTCTCTGGGTTTCTTGTAGGAGCCCGTCACATAAGTCCTCAGCATGTGCAGGAAAACCGCGACGACCATCAGGTTGGCGCCCCAGGCATGCACCTGTCGGATCAACCAGCCCATGTAAGCCTCGGTCACGATGTATTTCACGCTTTCGAAGGCTTCGTTGACCGTGGCCCGGTAGTAAACCAGTAGAAGCACGCCGGTGATGCACTGGCTGAGAAAGAGGAACAGGGACAGGCTGCCGAGCGTATGAAACCAGCCAATGTTTTTCGGCAGAGGCTTCCGTAGCTGCTTTTCGAAGAGGCTTTTCAGCCCCTCTCGGTCGAAGCGCTCGGCCAACCATTTTCTTAGGGATGTTTTGTTCATGGCGCGTTTCAGTCGTACAAACTTAGACTTTCAGAAAGATCCGGTCGTCTTTGAGGATGACCTCATAAGCCTTCAAACCGCGGGGCGGGGGGCCTGATACGACCTGTCCATTGGTGTCGAAAATACCGGCATGGCAGGGACAGACGATTTGGGCGTTTTTACCGTCCCAATTGACGAGGCATCCGAGGTGGGGGCAGATCGCCGAAAATGCCCGGACCCCCTCGGTGGTACGGAGCAAGAGCAGGGCACTGCCGTCCACCACGATTTTCTTCGCGCCGCCGACCGGGATGTCATCGAGACGGCCGATCTCCCGCATGCCACCGGATGGACCTTGTTTGGTGACCGGCCAGAGATAGACCAATGCGGGAATGAGCATGCCGGCCAGGGTCGCGAAGATGCCGCCTTGGACAAAGATCGTGAGGAACTGACGCCGGGACTGTTTCTTCGGTGTCGTCTCCGATTCTTTTACCGGTTCGTTCATGGTTCCGCGTATGGTTGAAGTTAGTGACTTAGTCCGGATCTTCCTCGTGCCTGTCTTTCAGGCGCTTGTGCAAGGTCCACAAGGCGGTCATCATTGATGCGATGAAGATCCAGATCGGGATCAGGGCGGCTTTCCGCCACCAAAGCCATCGGTACTTCTTCTCGATTCCAGCCTGGGCGGTCTTCGCGGTGTCGAGGATCGTGGCGTGATACGTCCCGAGTTTCTCCAGTGACAAGCTGTGCTGGCTCGGTTCCATCTCGAGTAGTTTGCTGTGGAGCTGTTCCAGTAATGCCGCCTCGTTCTCCACAAACAAACCTTCGATGGAGGCCTTGCGTATCAGTGCCGCAGTGTCGTTGGCGGCGCCCGAAGCTTGCAGGAAGAGTTGTTTGATGTCCTGGCCGTTGTGGAAAGCGGCCGAGTCACTGTCATGGCAATGTATACAGCTGGTGTCGTAGAGTGCCGGGCCGGGTGCTTGGACCTCGTGGTGCCCGTGGCAGGAGACGCATTCGTTAAAGCGGGAAGCGTCGGTGATCCCTGCATGTGTGCTCATGCGGAAAAATTCCCGCTCGTTCGGGTGGCATTTGCCGCAGGTTGAGGATACTTCCCTGACCCCTGGGGGCACGGCGCCATGACTGCCGTGGCAACGGGCGCAGTGGGCCACACTGAGGTCCTTCTTTTCGTAAAGCGCAATTCCGTGGACGCTGTTGCGGTAGCGTTTCAGGGTGTCGGAAGGCAGTCCGTAGGTATCCATGAGCTCCCTGCTGCCATGGCATTGATTGCAGGTTTCGGGTAGATTCAGCGGATGCACGGGGCTGTTGGGGGCGTCGACTTTAATAATGTCGTGGGATCCGTGACAGTCCGTACAGGCGGCGACCTTGTTGTCACCGTGCTCCAGGAGTGCCTGACCATGACGGCTGGTCTTGTAACGGGCCAGCTGATCGGTCGGAATGCCATAGAAATTCATGGCTTCCACATCGGCATGGCATGTCCCGCACAATTTTACGGTTTGGGGCTTTGAGGGGATGCCGATGTATCCTTTGGCGGGGTCCATGGCGTCCTCCTGGAAAAACTCATTCGGGTCGCCTCCATGGCAGCTATTGCAATAAACCCCCGCACGGGAGTGGACGCTTTGTTCCATGGTCTTCCAGGCGTCCTCATGACATTCGATGCAGAAATTGTCCTGTGCCGAGAGGTTTGAAGCAATTAGGCAGTGCAAAGAAATGAGCCAGACCTGTGCTTTGCTTCCTCGGGGGGCCGTCCCGGATCGTATCTTGCCCGGAATTGAGCACAAGAATGCGAAGGGTCGGACCTTGCGTCCGGCTCGCATCCATCGACGGGGCGGGAAAACTGTTGTTTCCGGATGCAACTGAGGTGGGGTAGAGGATCTGTAAACCCGATTAAAGGCTGACTGAAAGACCCCTCGGTTTTAACGCGTAGTCTCTCACTGGGCAAGCTTATCCTCCGGACCTGGCCGGGTTCCTTCTCGGGATGAATGCCGCCAAGCTGACTGGGCGCGGCTACCGGTATGGGTCTACCGGGGGCGTTTCGGGGCTGGTGCTGCGCATTGGCTCTGTCAGTGCGGGCGCGAGGGCTTGTCTTGGCTGACCCCCGCCGCCAATGCTTTGGGGACTGTTGTTCGCTACGAGCATCAATGCGGTCACCATGCGACTCATTTCGTTTACGAGAATACCGTCACTCCCAACGAGTGAGTAACCATACTTGGCTTGTACCTCGTTGGGGACTCCTTTTTCAACGCAGAGGTCGGAGGCATCCCAAGCGGTATCGTCTGCTACGTAGGCGCCATAGTCCTGAAGTGCATGGAAGATTTTGAGGCCGACTTCTGATTCGACTTCCAGTTGTTCGGGTTTGAGTTCCGGTGGGAGTGCCAGAAGGGTGCCCATGACGAGTTGTGGGTTCTCGCCGTGGTAACGGTCGGGGGCGTAACTGTCGCTTCGGTCGGCCGGCCATCGGAAACCGGGCACAGCGATGCTGTAATGTAAATACTGTGCCCAGAGGTTGATCTTCAATGCGTGGCGCAGGGGGAAGTTGGACAAAAGTTCGCCACGGCGAATGGAGCCGCCGAGGGCAGACAAGCCGGAGCCGTAGTGGGTCCCGGTGATACCCTGGCCATAGAGGTCCTCTTTGTTGGGATGCAGCCAACCGACGATACGTGCATCCGGTGTGGGGCGGCAGGCCGGTTCCAGTTGCTGGATGGTGCGTCCGTCCGGCATCAGGATGACGGTGCACGCGTTCGGTGTATGTGGCGGATCCGCGTCCGCAATAAGCAGATCGGCCGGGATGCGCAATTCGCCCAGTTTGCGGTCGCCCGGCCAGCGTTGGCCCCATGATGTGGGCGAATACACCGGTACGACTGGATCCCCGGCATTTGTCTTTGCGTAAATCTCCAAATCACATCCGATGTGTTTGGGCGCGGGCAGGTTGGCCGGTACGTAGACCGCTTCACTGCCGATCGGCATATTCCAGATGGAATTTGATGCAAATGGCCAGAGCCAAGGATCACGCTGAGGCAAGTCCTTCGCGTACGCCTTGCTCCATAGTCCGGAGCAGGCGATCACTGTGATAAAGATGAGTACGGCGTGGTGGGGCATGATGAAGCGCGTCGCCGTGGATTGTGTCTACATCCGTTCCAGCGGCGTAATCGCGAGCAGTTCGAGCCCGGTCTTGAGTACGGTGCGGGTGCGTGCGCAAAGTAGGAGGCGGCGCGCTTTCACATCGGCCTCGTCGACCATGACCTTGTCCGAGTTGTAGAAGCTGCTGTAGGCACCGGCTAGTTCGAAGAGATAGGTGCAGAGAAAGTGTGGGCGCAAGTCGTTGAGCGTGAGTTCGAGTGCGTTGACGAAGCCCATGAGTTTCCGGGCGAGGGCCTGCTCGGCATCGGTTTCAAGCTGGCTGGCACCTTCGATGGGGGCCTCGGGGTCGACGCCGGCCTTGCGGAAGATGCTGTTGATCCGTGCGACCGCGTAGAGCAGGTAGGGGGCTGTGTTGCCCTCGAAGCTGAGCATGCGGTCCCAACTGAAGACGTAGTCCTGTGTGCGGTTGGAGGACAGGTCGGCGTACTTGAGTGCGCCGATGCCGACGGCGGTGGCGATCTCAATGCGCTCGTCTTCCGGCAGGTCCGGGTTCTTTTCCGTGACCACCGCAAAGGCGCGGTCACGGGCTTCGTCGAGCAGGGCCTGGAGCTTGATCGACTCGCCGGACTTGGTTTTGAAAGGTTTCTTGTCCTCGCCAAGGATGGTGCCCCACCAGACGTGGCTCATGGCTGGCAGGGGATAGCCCTTGGCCTTGAACCATTTCTCGGTTGTGAGGAAGAGCTGCTGGAAGTGGTCCTGCTGGCGGGCGTCGGTCAGGTAAACGACCTCGTCGGCCTTGAACTCCTCCACCCGGTAAAGGACGGTGGCGAGGTCGGTGGAAGCGTAGTTGGAGGCGCCGTCCTGCTTGCGGATATTGAAAGGGAAGGGGCGCTCGTTGTCGCGGGCGAACTTCTTGACCTCGTCGTGCCAGACCACGAGGGCGCCGTCGCTTTCCTCTGCCAGGCCGACTTGGGTCAGTTCCTCGTAGATACGCTCGACCTTGTCGCGGTAGAAGGATTCGCCGAGGGCGATGTCGACATGCACGCCCATCTGGGCGAAGAGCTTGTCGAAGGCGGCCATGGAAATGTCCACGATCTGGTGCCAGAGGGCGGTGTTTTCCGCGTCGCCGCTCTGCAGCTTGACCAGCTCGTTCCGGGAAACATCACGCAGCTCGGGTTCGTCTTTTTCGAGGGCGCTGCCGTCCTTGTAGAGTTGGTCGAGTGCGGCCAGCGGGTGATCGCCGATGTTGCTGAGGTCGATCCCGTCACGCTTGATCTTCATGATCAGGGTGCCGAAATTGGTGCCCCAGTCGCCGATGTGGTTGTCGCGGATGGTGTCGGCGCCGCAGAAATCGAGCAGGCGGGCGATGGCTTCGCCGATCACCATGGGGCGCAGGTGTCCGATGTGGGCCTGTTTGGCGGTATTGGCGCTCGGGTAGTCGATCACGACCTTGCGACCTTTCTTCAGGTCGCCGGCGCCGCCCTGGTAGTCCTCGCGGGTGGAGAACTGCTGCAGCCATTGCCAGAGGAAGGCGGGCGTGAGTTTGAAATTGATGAAGCCCGGGCCGGCGAGGGAGAGCTCGACCATTTGCGGGTCGAAGGAACCGGAGGCCTGGGCCGCGTCGATCAGCTTCTGGCCCAGCTCGCGCGGGTTCGCCTTGTTCCGCTTGGCGAAGCCGAGCACCCCGTTGGCTTGGAAGTCGCCGAACTTGGGGTCCGCCGGACGCACACCGGGGACGAACTCCGGACCGAAGCCCTCGGTGTTCGCCGCGATTTGCTTGAGCGCGTTTTCGATTCCTGTGGATGGATTGAACCAGACCTGCATCCGCCCAAGCAAAATACTGCTGCCAAAGGGTCAAGCTCGCGTTTGGAACCAAGGCGCTTTTGAGGTGACTTATAGCGCTTCTGCATAGTGGTCAGTCGAGGTAATAATTGAGGCCTGACTTACTTTAAGCTCGACAAGAAAGCTTAATAAGCTCATGCATAAAGGTTTATGCCATTAGGGCAGCTTAACGGGCATCTATTATAGTATTACTGAATGAGAAAGAAGATCATAAGCGCACGAAAGTTTATCAAGCCATCTTTCAGCTATCTGGTGGAGAAAAAACGGGACGGTGGGGAATTTACCGATGAGGAAATCCGCTATGTTGTCGATTCCATCTTGGATGAGGAACTTCCTGAGTTTCAACAAGCTGCGTTGGCCATGGCGATTTTCTTCCAAGGCATGTCCGCACAGGAAACCGCGGTATTTGCGGAGGAAATGATGCTCTCCGGGGAGGTGATCGACCTGACCGGCATTGCACGTCCGAAGATTGACAAGTATTCCACCGGTGGTGTGGGTGACAAGACGACTCTGGTTCTGGGGCCGCTGGCGGCGGCCTGCGGTGTGGTCATGCCGACCATGAACGGGGTGGATGAAGAGCACGTCATCAGCAATCTGGACAAGCTATCGGCCATTCCGAAGTTCAATCCGGAGTTGGATTTGAAAGGCTTCAAGGCTCAATTGAAGAAAGTCGGTTGCACCTTTATCAAGCAGGACGAAGAAATCGCGCCGGTGGACGCCATGCTGTACAAGCTGCGTCTGCAGACCGGTACCATCCCGAGTCTCCCAC
The nucleotide sequence above comes from Coraliomargarita parva. Encoded proteins:
- a CDS encoding alpha/beta hydrolase; protein product: MRTWIPLSFIHILILAALANLAAAQETPASAYGKISKDIPYKDTSERNVLDVYYPASGEGPRPTHIYLHGGGWTGGGKGVGGKMKAVFDPLAEAGFIGISVEYRLVKKGSGPYMRTCVVDCMDAIRYIFTHAEELGVDTDNIFVWGGSAGGHLSLLCATAPSGTFPGDLPDPEGGIHFKAVAAWYPPTDMLLYEDISVEYNHKLRDLSQRIGRTVEDDPVAFIEISPLAHLTKKDPPVRIFHGDSDPTVNIQHSIRFDEKAEKLGVPCELITVKNANHGFGSGNGQPIEPGIDVITKGTAGFFIEHCSKPSAD
- a CDS encoding MFS transporter, coding for MPPWVEVAYRKVTGGNQSSASNGISEDAAKVVAPNFFIQVLASVATKTGDQLLSPRLVLTWLLASIHAPAAAVSLLVPVREAFALLPQVLVGAQVQRSAIRKWYWVGGSICQGLCVFGIVWVATQTSSPDMAGWACLALLGLFSGARVFNSISGKDLMGKTLPKRQRGIAGGTASAVAGGSTLVVALYFMTLEQAKTDPADIARILQLAGSFWFVGAVLFRRLREFPSPEVDTDQAIWQQAFAGFDQLRSNRDFRNFVAARTGLIGNALVLPLIVLDVFKSSEGRGFVLGALMAASGLAALCSGFIWGKLADRSSRRVLVSVGLGGAGIALAAILVRTLSPAGPLQTVLLGIAFFLFAIIHQGTRIARKTYLIDLAHADDRATLVAVSNTVIGINLLLVGACIGYLTQIDPRWAIAGCAAFSLMGGLLAMLLPEVEAIPDT
- a CDS encoding cytochrome b codes for the protein MNKTSLRKWLAERFDREGLKSLFEKQLRKPLPKNIGWFHTLGSLSLFLFLSQCITGVLLLVYYRATVNEAFESVKYIVTEAYMGWLIRQVHAWGANLMVVAVFLHMLRTYVTGSYKKPRELTWVSGVGLLVFTLAFGFTGYLLPWNQVAFWATTVGTEVAGSIPFVGDWIKTFLRGGTDVGGETLSRFFVVHVIVLPWLLFFLIAFHLSLVRLQGIATMQPHAKERLLSKSKGIPFFPHHVTKEAVVLFFLLGILISLAVLVPFDLGEKANPLETPHAIKPEWYFLPMYQAIKYFPEWVGILMLGLAPLALLLWPFLDRNPERHPRKRPIAMALAFVIVLSLLVFGILGYLSESRQSFLGRTYEFDIYGIPHAVPDDTSDASD
- the argS gene encoding arginine--tRNA ligase: MQVWFNPSTGIENALKQIAANTEGFGPEFVPGVRPADPKFGDFQANGVLGFAKRNKANPRELGQKLIDAAQASGSFDPQMVELSLAGPGFINFKLTPAFLWQWLQQFSTREDYQGGAGDLKKGRKVVIDYPSANTAKQAHIGHLRPMVIGEAIARLLDFCGADTIRDNHIGDWGTNFGTLIMKIKRDGIDLSNIGDHPLAALDQLYKDGSALEKDEPELRDVSRNELVKLQSGDAENTALWHQIVDISMAAFDKLFAQMGVHVDIALGESFYRDKVERIYEELTQVGLAEESDGALVVWHDEVKKFARDNERPFPFNIRKQDGASNYASTDLATVLYRVEEFKADEVVYLTDARQQDHFQQLFLTTEKWFKAKGYPLPAMSHVWWGTILGEDKKPFKTKSGESIKLQALLDEARDRAFAVVTEKNPDLPEDERIEIATAVGIGALKYADLSSNRTQDYVFSWDRMLSFEGNTAPYLLYAVARINSIFRKAGVDPEAPIEGASQLETDAEQALARKLMGFVNALELTLNDLRPHFLCTYLFELAGAYSSFYNSDKVMVDEADVKARRLLLCARTRTVLKTGLELLAITPLERM
- a CDS encoding YhcH/YjgK/YiaL family protein, whose amino-acid sequence is MACMIVDHIQHWQSYSLGEAWEKAFAFLEGLGPDAEEREYPIDGDTLFARVMSYETKEDSAPNAVLEAHREFADIQMSLVNAERIAVYPTHELTTKTPYSEEKDAEFFQYEAPAALQLSMRPGTFALLLPQDAHMPGLHPEDATVTVKKVVVKVALDRLEL
- a CDS encoding ubiquinol-cytochrome c reductase iron-sulfur subunit, producing the protein MNEPVKESETTPKKQSRRQFLTIFVQGGIFATLAGMLIPALVYLWPVTKQGPSGGMREIGRLDDIPVGGAKKIVVDGSALLLLRTTEGVRAFSAICPHLGCLVNWDGKNAQIVCPCHAGIFDTNGQVVSGPPPRGLKAYEVILKDDRIFLKV
- a CDS encoding cytochrome c3 family protein — translated: MEQSVHSRAGVYCNSCHGGDPNEFFQEDAMDPAKGYIGIPSKPQTVKLCGTCHADVEAMNFYGIPTDQLARYKTSRHGQALLEHGDNKVAACTDCHGSHDIIKVDAPNSPVHPLNLPETCNQCHGSRELMDTYGLPSDTLKRYRNSVHGIALYEKKDLSVAHCARCHGSHGAVPPGVREVSSTCGKCHPNEREFFRMSTHAGITDASRFNECVSCHGHHEVQAPGPALYDTSCIHCHDSDSAAFHNGQDIKQLFLQASGAANDTAALIRKASIEGLFVENEAALLEQLHSKLLEMEPSQHSLSLEKLGTYHATILDTAKTAQAGIEKKYRWLWWRKAALIPIWIFIASMMTALWTLHKRLKDRHEEDPD